In Felis catus isolate Fca126 chromosome E1, F.catus_Fca126_mat1.0, whole genome shotgun sequence, the following proteins share a genomic window:
- the DCXR gene encoding L-xylulose reductase encodes MDLGLAGRRALVTGAGKGIGRGTVKALHAAGVQVVALSRTRADLDSLVLECPGVEPVCVDLGDWDATERALGSVGPVDLLVNNAAVALLQPFLEVTKEACDTSFDVNLRAVIQVSQIVARGLIARGAPGAIVNISSQASQRAITNHSVYCSTKGAMDMLTRVMALELGPHKIRVNAVNPTVVMTPMAQANWSDPQKAKAMLDRIPLGRFAEVENVVDVILFLLSDRSSMTTGSTVPVDGGFLAT; translated from the exons ATGGACCTGGGGCTCGCGGGCCGCCGTGCGCTCGTCACCGGGGCGGGCAAAG GCATCGGGCGCGGCACTGTCAAGGCGCTGCACGCGGCGGGGGTGCAGGTGGTGGCCTTGAGCCGGACCCGGGCCGACCTGGACAGCCTGGTCCTCGAG TGTCCTGGGGTGGAGCCCGTGTGTGTGGACCTGGGTGACTGGGACGCCACGGAGCGGGCACTGGGCAGTGTGGGCCCCGTGGACCTCCTGGTGAACAACGCCGCCGTGGCGCTGCTGCAGCCCTTCCTGGAGGTCACCAAGGAGGCGTGTGACAC ATCCTTCGATGTGAACCTGCGGGCTGTCATCCAGGTGTCTCAG ATCGTGGCGAGGGGCCTGATAGCTAGGGGGGCCCCGGGGGCCATCGTGAATATCTCCAGCCAGGCCTCACAGCGCGCAATAACCAACCACAGCGTCTACT GTTCTACCAAGGGTGCCATGGACATGCTGACCAGGGTGATGGCTCTGGAGCTTGGGCCACACAAG ATCCGCGTGAATGCGGTGAACCCCACAGTGGTGATGACCCCCATGGCCCAGGCCAACTGGAGCGACCCCCAGAAGGCCAAGGCCATGCTGGATCGAATCCCACTTGGCAGGTTTGCTG AGGTGGAGAATGTGGTGGACGTCATCCTTTTCCTTCTGAGTGACCGGAGCAGCATGACCACGGGTTCCACCGTGCCGGTGGACGGAGGCTTCCTGGCCACCTGA